The DNA segment GGAGATCACCGTCCGGTCGGTCACCTTCGGCGCCGAGCAGTATATCGTCGCGATTGCACGGGACATCACTGATCGGATCCACACCGAGAGGGAGCTCAGGATAAAGGAGAGCGCGCTCGAATCCTCGACGAACGGCATCCTCATCGCCGATCTCACCGGAGCGGTCATGTACGCCAACCGGAGTTTTACCGCGATGTTCGGCTACGAGCGGGAGGGCACGATTACGGGGAGAAACCTGGAGGCGTTCTTTGCGGACCCCACCGTCGGGGAGAAGGTTACGGCCCATCTCCTCGACAACCCTGCGATCGTGCAGGAGACGGTCGGGCTGCGGAGCAACGGCTCTCCGTTTCACATCCAGATCTCGGGCAGCGTCGTCCAGAACGATGCCGGGCAGCCGCTCTGCATCATGCTGATCGTGATGGACATCACCGAGCGCATCCTCACCGATCAGATGAGGCGGGAGACCTACGCGCAGCTCGGGAAGAATATCGAGCAGTTTGCCATCCTCGGGGACCATATCCGGAATCCCCTGCAGGTGATCGTCGGGTACGCGGAGATGATCGACGACCCGTTTGCAGAGAAGATCCTCGCAGAGTCGCGCCGGATCGACGGCTTCGTCACCGAACTCGACCGGGGATGGATCGAGTCGGCGAACGTCAGGCAGTTCCTGCGACGGCACGGGGACGGTGCAAAGCCCCCCGGGGAGACGTTTTTCCGTTTTTCGAATTGGAAGGAAGAAGATCCCTGATGCACGTTTTTTTTACCCGGTATGCGCGATTTTTAGCGAACGAGATCATCACTTTCCATTCTTTCGGAGTATACCGTCCCTTTCCTGCGTTGAAACGATCGGCTGCGCTGGCGACCGTAAATCCGACGGGCAATTAACTTCAAAACAAGAAACGCCCCGGCCGGGATTCGAACCCGGGTCGAAAGCTCCGGAGGCTTTCAGGATATCCACTACCCTACCGAGACTGCCATATTATGTTGTCGTGTATGGTATAAAAGGCCAGCGGAGAGGAGGGTTTCATGCCCTCCGCGATTCGTAGAGATGCCATATCTTGCACGCCCCTTCGTGGCTGACCATGCAGGGGCCGACGGGGGTGCGCGGGGTGCAGGCCTTCCCGAAGAGCTTGCAGTCGGACGGCCGGGCGATGCCGCGCAGCACCTTGTCGCAGATGCAGGCGGAATGCTTGTCCACGTGCCGGATCTCGATATCGTACTTCTTCTGCGCGTCGTAGCCCTCGAACTCCGGTTTCAGGCGGAGGCCGGAGGCCGGGATCACCGGGAATCCGCGCCACTCGACGTCATACGGCTCGAAGACCTCGTACATCAGGCGTTTCGCCTTGACGTTCCCTTCCCGGGTGACCACGCGCGGGTAGGCGTTTTCCACCCGGTGCGCCCCCTCCTTGACCTGCCTGACCGCCATCAGGAGGGCGAGGAGGATGTCCTCCGGCTCGAACCCCGCGACGACCTGCGGGACGGGGAACTGCTCGTACTCCTCGTAGCCCATCACCGCGCAGACGTGTCCCGGGAGGAGGAACCCGTCGAGCGACGCCTCGCCCTGGGCGAGGAGCCATGCCATCGCGGGCGGGACGAGCCGGTGGCACGAGAGGATCGAGAAGTTCTCCGGCGGGCGGGAGAGGATCGTGGCGGCGACCGTCGGTGCGGTCGTCTCGAACCCGACCGATATGAAGACGACCTCCCGGTCCGGTTCCCGCCGGGCGATCTCCACCGCCTTGTGGACGCCCTGCACCACCCGGACGTCTCCGCCGCTCGACTCGAGCGAGCCCTTCGACCCCGGGACACGCAGCAGGTCGCCGTAGGTGGCGATGGTGCAGTCCCGCTCCACCAGGTCGAGCGCGGCGTCGATCTCGCCCTGCGGCGTGATGCAGACCGGGCAGCCCGGTCCCATCACGATCTTGAGGCCCGGGGGAAGGACGCTCCTGAGCCCGGCGCGCGCGATCGCCGCCTCGTGGGTGCCGCAGATGTGCATGAGCGTGATATCACGGTCCACGAGAGCGTGAAGCGTATCGAGGATCTCCTTACCTACCGCCATGAATTATCACACTTATATTCCACTGACAGCACATATTAGTACCGGAATGAACAGCATCATGTACGGAAGCGCGGTCGTCCTCTGCGGAATCATCGCAGCGTTCATCGTTCACGAGGTCTTCGGGTGGCTGCAAAAGCGGGCCGACCTCACGGAATCAAAACTCGACGATATCGTGCTCTATTCGCTCGACAAACCCCTGGCCATTGCCATAATCGCGGGTTCCGTCTGGATCTCCGTAACGTTCATCATCGACCCCGCGGCCCTTCTCGGGGAGTACGCATGGCTCGTTTCGGAGAAATACTTCGCCGCGGCGGCGATACTCATCGCGGCGTGGGTGATCTCTTCGTTCATCTACAACTTCATCAACCTCTACGGCAGGTGGATGGCGTCGCAGACCGAGACCGACCTCGACGACCGGATCATCCGGGTGCTCGAGGTCTCGGCACGCTACATCATCTGGTTCATCGCCATCCTCATGGTGCTCCAGATGCTCGAGGTGAACATCACGCCGCTCGTCGCCGGTGCCGGGCTCGCCGGCCTGGCGGTGGCGCTCGCTGCCCAGGACATCGTCTCCAACTTCTTCGGGGGCGCGGTCATCCTGGTGGACAAGCCGTTCGCGGTCGGCGACCGGATCAAGATCGACGAGTTCCTCGGAGACGTGATCAGCATCGGCCCCGGAGCACCAGGATCAAGACGCTGGACTACCAGATGGTCACCCTTCCGAACTCGAAGGTATCGAGCAGCGTCATCGTCAACTACGCCCTGCCGGACGTCAAGTTGAAGATCAAGATCCCGATCTCGGCTGCCTACGGCAGCGATATCAAGCGCGTGAAAGAGATCCTCATCGAGATCGGGTGCGAGGCCGCGGCCCGGTCGAAATACGTCCTCTCCGATCCTGCGCCGTCCGCCTACTTCCTCGAGTTCGGAGCATCGAGCCTGGACTTCATGCTCATCATCTGGGCAAGGGCCTTCAACCTGGCCTGGGACGTCCAGGACTACGTGAACACGCGCGTCTACGAGCGGTTTGCGGAAGAAGGAATCGAGATCCCGTTCCCGCAGATGGACGTCCACATGCGGGAGTGATCAGGTCGGCCGGTAAAATACCCCTCTTTCCTCCTCCACGGGTTCGATCAGGCCCCGGGCTTCGAGGACCCGGAGGTGCTTCGCGACCTCGGTTGGACGGATGCCGAGCAGCGTGGCGAGATCGCGGGGCGTGCAGGGCCGGCGCCGGATTGTTGCGAGGATGGTCTCCCCGATATCCTCGCTCTCCGGCGGTAACGTCCGGCCCGCGTACGCTACCCCGATCGCTCCCGCGTTTCCGCCGAGCATTGCCGCGATCCGCTCGATAGCCTCGGGCGATGCCGGCCGGACCCAGTTCTCGGTGCCGGGCCTATCAAGGGTGTTTACCTGCACGCGATCGGGTTCGATTGCTATTACGGCGTCTTTCAGGAGCCGGAGTTCCTTTTCGGTGTCGTTGACGCCCGGGACGATGAAGATCTCGAGCCAGACCTCGCCGGTATACTCCCGGGCGAAGTCGAGCAGGCCCTCAAGCACCTGCTCTGCGGTGATGCCCCGGCAGGGGCGGTTAATCTTTGAAAAGACCTCTTCGGAGACGGCATCGAGCGACGGCACCACGAGGTCCGCGGGCATGAGGGCCGCCCGGACATCCGGGTCGGTGAAGAGCGCGCTGTTGGTCAGCACCGCGACCCGGTAGCGGGGGTAGCGGTCTTTGATGAAGGAGATAATCTCGCCGATCCCGGAGTGAAGCGTCGGTTCCCCTGACCCGGCGAACGTGACGTAGTCGAGTTCCGGCGCCTTCGCGAGAAAATCGTCGAGTTCCGCGATGACCCGGTCGGTCGGGACGTATTCGCGCCGCTCGCAGGTAAGATCGGTCGTCCGCCCGCATTCGCAGTAGACACAGTCGAAGGTGCAGGTCTTGTGCGGCACCAGGTCGATCCCGAGCGAGATGCCCAGCCGCCGGGAGGGAACCGGGCCGAAGAGGTAACGGTATGCCATGGGGTTTTCCGGAGTAGTATCCGGTGCGAGGAACCATCAGGATTTACCTCCCTGCAACAGCCCGGTCGGCAAACCTTGCGGGTCGCGATACACCGGGAGGTGCGTATTCCGAACCTATTTATCGTTCCGCCCGGAACATTCTGTATGTTCGGCGTCTCCACATACTGCCTTCACCGCGAACCGCTCTCTCTCGCGCTCGAGAAACTTGCTCCCATCACCGATTGCGTGGAGGTGATGGACGAGGGGCTGCACTACCTGAAGAGTGCGGAATCGCTCGAGAGTTATTCGTACCGTTACTTCATTCACGCACCGGCCCGGGGGGTCAATATCGCAAGCCTCCTTGAGCCGATCCGCCGGGCGAGCGTCGAGGTTCTGGCGCAGGCCTTCGCCGTCGCCGCCGAGGTCGGGGCGGACGTGGTCATCCACCCGGGCTACTATGCGTGGAGCGAGGAGCGGGAGCGGGCGGCCGAAAGGTTCCGCCAGTCGCTCTCCGAACTAACCGCGGCGGCCGAAGACCTCTCGGTCACGTTCTTCGTGGAGAACATGGGGAACTGGGAGTACTTCTTCCTGCGCACCTGCGACGACCTGCCGCTCATCGACGGGATCGGGCTCGCGCTCGACGTCGGCCACGCGAACCTGAACGGGTGCCTGGACTGTTTCCTCGCCCACCCGGCGGCGCACTTCCACCTGCACGACAACGACGGCACCGGGGACACGCATTCGCCGGTCGGGGACGGGACGATCGACTTTTCGGCCGTGATGAAGGCTGTGCGGAGGAGCGGCGCCGTCCCCATCGTCGAGGTGGATACCCTCGAGGGGGTGACCGCCAGCATATCCGCGCTGGAGGGGATCGCCGCCGCCCAAACGGGCGAATAGGGGCGGTCCCGCCCGGTTATTTCCCCGGTTTCGGCCGTAACCTTTTATAGGGTTAACTTCCAACATAATTGGTGCGTCACGCCTCAGTGGCTCAGCCGGTAGAGCGTGTCCTTGGTAAGGACAAGGTCGCGAGTTCGAATCTCGCCTGAGGCTTTCTGTTTTGCATTACAGCACTTATCGAAGGTGTAATCATGCATCTCGTCCCCGGGTTGCAGCATCGAATTGGGCTGATGTTGTTCGTACGATGATCACGGGTATCTTGCGATACTGCAAAGCGTAATCCCGGACGATTGTGCTTGTAATTGGTCCGGTTTGTCATTGCTCATGGGTGCCGAGAATACCAGCCGTGTATCGAACGTGAGGTCGACTTCGTGACTGTTTCGGTAGTTGATCCGTCCGGTAATATTCCCGGCCGAAGCATACCCCTCACTTTCTTGAGGTGCTGCACAAAAGGTGACATACCTATGCCAGGGCTCGTCTCGGAAAAAATGGGTGTTAAAGAAGGAATGAGGGCATTCTTCCTGGATGCGCCGCCGGAGGCAGTGGCGGCAATGAATCTGCCCCCGCTTAGTATAGCCGACAATCTGGAGGGCACGTTCGACTATATACACTACTTTGTAAAAAGCCGGGCTGAACTTGATGCGCACTTTGCGGAACTAAAAGCGCACCTCGCCCCCGGCGGCAAGTTATGGATATCGTGGCCGAAGGGCGGACAGTTGGGCACGGGCCTCGACATTAAATCGGTGATCGCAATCGGCTACAACCACGGACTGGTCGAAAGCATCAACCTGCGTATCGACGACGTATGGACCGGACTTAAGTTCACCCGGCCTAAGCCCGGCAAGATCTACAATAATCGTCACGGACGACTGCCTGATTAGACGGATCAGAAATGGTATTTGCAGATGGCGGTTGAGCCGCCGTTGATTGCATTGCCCCTCCCGTCTCCCCAACCCTGTCGAGACATACAATCCTCTGCCCTGTACCTTATCAGTAAAGACCGGGGAGCGAACTGCTGGAGACGCGCTTGTATTCCCGATGAATTAAAACCACTGCCCGACAAACCGATCAGGCACCCATGGCACCCGTGACAGACGGAGACACCCTCCTCCTGCACTTCACCAGCACCCGCCCCGACGGCGAGGTCTTCGAGGATACCCGCTCGGGCGAGCCGGTCCGGGTCACCCTCGGGGGGAACCGGATCAATCCCCTCTTCGAGGAGGCGCTGATCGGAAAAGAGCCGGGCGAGACGGTGACCGTGTCGCTGCCCCCGGAGAAGGCCTACGGGAAGTTCAACCGGAAACTCGTGGTCACGGTAAAGCGCACGAAACTGAAACTCGACCACGAACCGGTCGTCGGCGAGTTTGTCAGGGTCGAGGTGCTGGGGAAGCCCTGCCTGGTGACCGTCCTCGACGTGGACGAGAAATACATCACCGTCGACGCCAACCACCCGCTCGCGGGGGAGACGATCACCTACGCGATCACCGTCGAGGCGATCCTCCCCCGGGAGGGCTGAGCGCCTTCAGGTGACCGCGATCGTCGGCTTACTGGTTCTCCTGCTCGTCACACTCGTCCTGTTGAAATTGTGTGCTGGATCGCTCAATTCAGGAAGTTTTTGTGGAGAATGGAATAGATTAGGATGGCAACAGCCTCATATCTGACGGAAAGGCAGGACAGATAAAGTAAGGTAGCGAGGCTCAAAAGTTTAATAGCAAAATGAATCTCTAATTTCCTCCCTATTGTAGGAGTGGGTCAAATAATTTCACTCCATCACGTAACAACTGTGGATATGAAAATGTGGGTAAAGGAATCTTTTGAAAAATCGATGTGAATATGGACTCAGATAACATAAAAATTGAAATGACATCATATGAATTTGAATCGAGATTATATGCTGAAGCAACCTTTTTGACGTTGTTTTTTAACCACTCGTCGCGATCAATGTGTTTACTTGCCCAAGATTTTCGTTTCTCCTTATCGATTATAAATCTGGTCATTTCATTATCAATTTCCCTCGCATTTCGACCGAAATTGATATTTTTACACTCAATTGAGAAAATCTTTTTTTGAACGATATCTATGAGTAATACATCAATGTCTCCTAAATTGCTTGGCGAGTCTAATTTTTCATTAGGAGCTATAGGGACATTTGAATCAACGATATATTCAGTATTATCTTCAAACCATTTGTGAACTTTGCTCACGAAAAATTTTCCCTTTTCTCGTTTGATCTCGCCGAGTAATTTTTGCATCTCTTCGGACATGCCTTGTGGATTTTTATAACGTCCAGAGTCTATCAATTCAGCCAGATAGTTAAATGAAGACTCTACATGAAGCGATCCCCAGAAGATCATTGGTTCCGTATCAGTTTCTGGACCAATGATAAGGGGTCTCCGAAGATACGACAATCTCCGGTTATATCTCCATGGGAGAATATCCTCATTTAATGTGAAGCCTTCGGGAGCGAGATCCCATTTTTCTCTTGGGCTTAATGAGAATAGGTTGATTGCTTTTATAACGCGATCTTCAGGCCAATTCAGGGTCGAAATGATCCGTTTTTTAAATTCAGACACTGGTAACGATAACGCTGGTGAGTTCTGTTCCGCACAGATAAAATGGTCACAACTGTGAATTAAACAGATGATGAACTGTCCAACCTCTTGAAGACTAATCCCAAATTCTGCATTGAATGCTGTATCATATCTCGAATCTATTCTAAATGCTGCTCTTTCATCTGTAGATTTATCCTGATCCGTTGAATGTAATAGAGCCGATTCGATTCCTTCTAAAGTTTTTGCACGTAAAAAAGGCGCGTCAAAGTTTGTATCACCAAGACTCTCACACCTAATGCGGCCATTTTCCAGTAGAATAATTTTGATCTGTACAAAGTCAAAGTGGATTCTATCGCTGATGTCAGCCCAATTGATCAGATGTGATGTCAACGCAAGTAGCTTATCTAATTCACTAATACTAATCGTTCGATCTCCCGCAGGAGGCTCAGCTGCGATGATCTCAATAAGAACTCTTGTACTGAGAGATGTTGAATTAATATTCGGAATGTCTTTGATCATTTCGGTGGCGAGCTCATCTACATCTGTATAACAAGAAATTATTTGAGGTGTAGAAAACTGAATATAGGCTTGATAATGCAGCAAGCCTTCATAGGAGCCAATAAGGTATTGAAGAAGCGATTCATGTGAAAACTGCTTTAAAGATTCTCTTATTCGCCTTAGATACGTATCCACGACTTTCCCACATATTTTCATTTGTTCGGCTTTATCTGAATATTCTCCAATTGAAAATTCACACCCCAAGTCCTCAACCAAATTTTCTTCCTGTGCTTCAAGATCGTGCATTTGAATCAAACGTGGTGGAGGAGTGAAGTTTTGGAAAAGGAGTCCATCTGCTTCAATTCCGGCAATTAGAATTTTCTTCTTGAGTCCAAGTGGAGCATGGAACTCAATAATAGTACGCCTTTCCGTTTTACTCAATACGTGTTTTCCACTTGATTGAATGATAAATCCATCTATCGCTTCTAACAATGAATTCAAGATGACTCTTTCTCCGATGTTATTCGCTCTTTTAAGATATGGGACTATTGTATGGGGGATTGAAAATAGAATTGAACGCCCTTCGATGATAAAATCGCATTTAGGCGTGACATCACTCAGATCATCAAATTCACAATTTAACCAGAGATGAAAATTTTCTAATTCATATCTAATTTCAATAGGATCTGTGCCTGTACTGGATAACAATGGCTTAATGCTAGGTTTAATTTGCGAAACCCAATAGCTGATAGTGTCAGATATTAAAGTATAGAGGGCTAACTGCTCAGGAGAATGCTCGGTTGATTGCGGTTCGATCCAGATTGCTTGATCATACCCTTCAACGAGACGGACTAATGATCTGTTTATGCGATAATATGGAGTATATATCTCATCAGATTCATCTTCAGAGACTTTGCAGACTGTGATAAATCCTGATGGATTCCCTTTTTTGGCTGAATGAAAGTCAAACTTTTTTGTGGCTTTTATCCTCAGGTCTCGGCCAGTCCCTGCGAGAATATCAAGTAAGATTGGTTCATTTTTATCTCCTGCACTAAACGAATAATTATGTTGGATGTAGCCACTAAACGTGTCGAGAAATGACCAAGAAAATATATCATTGGATTTGGCAAAATTTGTATATGCCTCTGCAAATTTCCACAATGTAAGCGGTTCGCACTTTCTTAATTGTGAGAGCAACTCCAACTCATCGGCACATAGAGAGAGTGTTAGGTGACTTTGGTCATCAATGATAATTTTAAAATTTCGGCCAATTTTTCCGTACACTCTTAAAGTTAAGATCTCATTACAATATTCTAGCTCTCTCTTCAAATAGGCGAAAATTTGACATACTCTGCTTATAATAATCTCTTCTAGTTTGAGCGCGTTCCATTCGCCATTTATATCCTTGCTGGGGTAGTTTTTCGCATCATCACAGATTAAAATAACATATACAAGTTTATCTGTGTCAACCTGGTATACACTCTCTTCTATGATAAGGCGCTCATCATTTATCGGTGGCAACGAAATATCCACTTCATAGAATCCGATTAATTCAAGCGACTCCTTCATGCCCATAAATACACTTTTACGGTAGTTTTCTGCAAGGATGTCACGGCACTTGAATTTTCCAGAGATATTCCAGATGAAATGCCTTAACGCAGCGGCCAGTGAACTTGGATGTGCTACAATTATATCATCTTCAAACTTGACAATTGGCGTGATAAAGAGA comes from the Methanoculleus marisnigri JR1 genome and includes:
- a CDS encoding PAS domain S-box protein; the encoded protein is MHSEPPGERDALREKIIGLGETSLHKSYYPELQRRLAELERFRALLDQTHDAIFLIRAETGRLADVNASAKAYLGYSKKELLKKLFADLISPSKQAQFSEFLMDCSNLPSEFRQAFTAPLVARDGTEIPMEITVRSVTFGAEQYIVAIARDITDRIHTERELRIKESALESSTNGILIADLTGAVMYANRSFTAMFGYEREGTITGRNLEAFFADPTVGEKVTAHLLDNPAIVQETVGLRSNGSPFHIQISGSVVQNDAGQPLCIMLIVMDITERILTDQMRRETYAQLGKNIEQFAILGDHIRNPLQVIVGYAEMIDDPFAEKILAESRRIDGFVTELDRGWIESANVRQFLRRHGDGAKPPGETFFRFSNWKEEDP
- the hypD gene encoding hydrogenase formation protein HypD; the encoded protein is MAVGKEILDTLHALVDRDITLMHICGTHEAAIARAGLRSVLPPGLKIVMGPGCPVCITPQGEIDAALDLVERDCTIATYGDLLRVPGSKGSLESSGGDVRVVQGVHKAVEIARREPDREVVFISVGFETTAPTVAATILSRPPENFSILSCHRLVPPAMAWLLAQGEASLDGFLLPGHVCAVMGYEEYEQFPVPQVVAGFEPEDILLALLMAVRQVKEGAHRVENAYPRVVTREGNVKAKRLMYEVFEPYDVEWRGFPVIPASGLRLKPEFEGYDAQKKYDIEIRHVDKHSACICDKVLRGIARPSDCKLFGKACTPRTPVGPCMVSHEGACKIWHLYESRRA
- a CDS encoding mechanosensitive ion channel domain-containing protein, producing the protein MNSIMYGSAVVLCGIIAAFIVHEVFGWLQKRADLTESKLDDIVLYSLDKPLAIAIIAGSVWISVTFIIDPAALLGEYAWLVSEKYFAAAAILIAAWVISSFIYNFINLYGRWMASQTETDLDDRIIRVLEVSARYIIWFIAILMVLQMLEVNITPLVAGAGLAGLAVALAAQDIVSNFFGGAVILVDKPFAVGDRIKIDEFLGDVISIGPGAPGSRRWTTRWSPFRTRRYRAASSSTTPCRTSS
- a CDS encoding mechanosensitive ion channel family protein, encoding MVTLPNSKVSSSVIVNYALPDVKLKIKIPISAAYGSDIKRVKEILIEIGCEAAARSKYVLSDPAPSAYFLEFGASSLDFMLIIWARAFNLAWDVQDYVNTRVYERFAEEGIEIPFPQMDVHMRE
- a CDS encoding radical SAM protein, whose amino-acid sequence is MAYRYLFGPVPSRRLGISLGIDLVPHKTCTFDCVYCECGRTTDLTCERREYVPTDRVIAELDDFLAKAPELDYVTFAGSGEPTLHSGIGEIISFIKDRYPRYRVAVLTNSALFTDPDVRAALMPADLVVPSLDAVSEEVFSKINRPCRGITAEQVLEGLLDFAREYTGEVWLEIFIVPGVNDTEKELRLLKDAVIAIEPDRVQVNTLDRPGTENWVRPASPEAIERIAAMLGGNAGAIGVAYAGRTLPPESEDIGETILATIRRRPCTPRDLATLLGIRPTEVAKHLRVLEARGLIEPVEEERGVFYRPT
- a CDS encoding sugar phosphate isomerase/epimerase family protein; the encoded protein is MFGVSTYCLHREPLSLALEKLAPITDCVEVMDEGLHYLKSAESLESYSYRYFIHAPARGVNIASLLEPIRRASVEVLAQAFAVAAEVGADVVIHPGYYAWSEERERAAERFRQSLSELTAAAEDLSVTFFVENMGNWEYFFLRTCDDLPLIDGIGLALDVGHANLNGCLDCFLAHPAAHFHLHDNDGTGDTHSPVGDGTIDFSAVMKAVRRSGAVPIVEVDTLEGVTASISALEGIAAAQTGE
- a CDS encoding class I SAM-dependent methyltransferase, whose product is MPGLVSEKMGVKEGMRAFFLDAPPEAVAAMNLPPLSIADNLEGTFDYIHYFVKSRAELDAHFAELKAHLAPGGKLWISWPKGGQLGTGLDIKSVIAIGYNHGLVESINLRIDDVWTGLKFTRPKPGKIYNNRHGRLPD
- a CDS encoding FKBP-type peptidyl-prolyl cis-trans isomerase, translated to MAPVTDGDTLLLHFTSTRPDGEVFEDTRSGEPVRVTLGGNRINPLFEEALIGKEPGETVTVSLPPEKAYGKFNRKLVVTVKRTKLKLDHEPVVGEFVRVEVLGKPCLVTVLDVDEKYITVDANHPLAGETITYAITVEAILPREG
- a CDS encoding YecA family protein is translated as MDIFENHSKVGRNDPCPCGSGKKFKKCCIGSFRPLPSPRKAELGLLKSEFRKYDPKEIISTLAGLHLHPENHSHTVRLEVASHLACSLKHGGKDKIDPDRLKNKLNEYLDPFCEVGVLEDPPEQLFTENIEFYGGNYIIYPGIYDCEPFVLRMLFKTLFLEGNEYPQEFLDTIYATSRLILSLSNEIAKRLNQSRYMVSPSNWHQKIDVPEENLLAKYRCSVIFSNEELEELLNRINIDSRFLAPFTISVGDPAFKKRNIKKNPLFITPIVKFEDDIIVAHPSSLAAALRHFIWNISGKFKCRDILAENYRKSVFMGMKESLELIGFYEVDISLPPINDERLIIEESVYQVDTDKLVYVILICDDAKNYPSKDINGEWNALKLEEIIISRVCQIFAYLKRELEYCNEILTLRVYGKIGRNFKIIIDDQSHLTLSLCADELELLSQLRKCEPLTLWKFAEAYTNFAKSNDIFSWSFLDTFSGYIQHNYSFSAGDKNEPILLDILAGTGRDLRIKATKKFDFHSAKKGNPSGFITVCKVSEDESDEIYTPYYRINRSLVRLVEGYDQAIWIEPQSTEHSPEQLALYTLISDTISYWVSQIKPSIKPLLSSTGTDPIEIRYELENFHLWLNCEFDDLSDVTPKCDFIIEGRSILFSIPHTIVPYLKRANNIGERVILNSLLEAIDGFIIQSSGKHVLSKTERRTIIEFHAPLGLKKKILIAGIEADGLLFQNFTPPPRLIQMHDLEAQEENLVEDLGCEFSIGEYSDKAEQMKICGKVVDTYLRRIRESLKQFSHESLLQYLIGSYEGLLHYQAYIQFSTPQIISCYTDVDELATEMIKDIPNINSTSLSTRVLIEIIAAEPPAGDRTISISELDKLLALTSHLINWADISDRIHFDFVQIKIILLENGRIRCESLGDTNFDAPFLRAKTLEGIESALLHSTDQDKSTDERAAFRIDSRYDTAFNAEFGISLQEVGQFIICLIHSCDHFICAEQNSPALSLPVSEFKKRIISTLNWPEDRVIKAINLFSLSPREKWDLAPEGFTLNEDILPWRYNRRLSYLRRPLIIGPETDTEPMIFWGSLHVESSFNYLAELIDSGRYKNPQGMSEEMQKLLGEIKREKGKFFVSKVHKWFEDNTEYIVDSNVPIAPNEKLDSPSNLGDIDVLLIDIVQKKIFSIECKNINFGRNAREIDNEMTRFIIDKEKRKSWASKHIDRDEWLKNNVKKVASAYNLDSNSYDVISIFMLSESIFTSIFQKIPLPTFSYPQLLRDGVKLFDPLLQ